TGATGTGGGTACACACTTAGACTAGCTTGTCCCACCACTACCAGCCAAGCCCAGCAAGAACCCCAGAGCCTCAGCCTCCAACTTGAAAGAAGCAGACTTGCTCCCTTGCTCATGGCTGCTATCTTCAATGGGCTTGGCTTGCCCAGCTTGCTGGGAGTGGCCCAGCTGAAGCTGAGGCACCCCAGTGCACCACTGGATGGGGACAGGAAAGAGGTGGCTGTAAAAGTGCCTGTCCTCTGGTTGCTGACAGCCTGAGGGAGGAAACAAACTCAACCAAGCAGCATGAAAATGCCAGACATCCCTGCCCTGAGTGAGTATGTGAAGTGTGTAGAGACCCAGAGGGCAGGCAGGTTCTCAGCCATCAAGAGAAGCTTCttggaggaagtggggagggaaggagggagggagggagggagggagagggaacccTGGGAGAGGGACTGGTATTAACAGGGCAGAGGGAAGCTGGAGAAGGTGATTGTTAATGTTCATTCACAGGAATCTTTGTTGGAGGAGGTTAGTTGGTGGTTGGGGGAGGTGagtgttttctaattttcagGATCACCTCCACAGAGCATAAAAAGAATCAGGAGACCTGGTTTctaatcttggctctgccacgaAGACCAGAACCACCTCTCAatttctctatctgtaaaatggggagaagcCAGGCTAATTCATCTCTATGGTCCCTTTCAgctttaatattttctaatttctgcaCTCACACCCTCCCCCATAATCAGGTGAATATTCCAGATTGGATTGTTGAACTTCGCCATGAGTTGACCCACAAGAAAATGCCCCATATAAATGACTGCCGCAGGGGTGAGTCCCCAGGGAGTATACCTGTCACAGTTAAGCCCAGAGGCCTGGGCTTGGTGGCactgtggggagagagagagagggaggagggtcttCACCTGAGGTCAGAGCCAGGACTAGGGTGAGGTAAGTGAGGCACTTGCCTTGGACACAAACTTTAAGGGAGTGTCAAAAGCTCAGTAATCAAGAGAAATAACACTTTAATAGGAAAAAACTCATGATAAAGAAAAtaccagaatttaaaaataaagataagattAATATTACTGATTTCTTCTTTTGCCTCAGGCTCCAATATAGCTTGGCAGGGCACTCTTCTGATCTTGTTTTGATATCTCAATTACTGAGTGTTTTGGCATCCCCTTAAACTTTGTACCTGAAGCAGGGAGTGGGATGTGGGTTGAGAGATGTGAGCCATCAGGTGTCTTGAACCCAGGGGTTCTTTGGACACCCCATCCCAACTATGAACCCCTGATTCTGCCTAACTCTTTgcattgaggaaactgagatctaGAAAAGGGAAGAGACTTGGCTAAGGCCATGTAACTAGCTACTGGGTCCCTGTTCTCCCACTTGCTAGCCCCATGTCATTTTTGGCATCCCATCTTCAAGTCTGGTATTAGTGTTTTTTTCGTAGGAAAGGTGCTGATGAGCAGGAGAAAGCAAAGAACAGGGGAATAACCCAGAGCAGGAGGGGCTGCTTCTGAATATTTTCGATTTGTGCCTTCTTGGAGCCAAGCCTCTTCCCTGGGGCCTTTCTTCCCGTAATGCTTGCAAGAGGCTGGGGGCCTGTGAGGAGCTGCTTGCCTGGGGCTGCTCCTATGGCAccgccttccttcctcttctcctgtAGGCTGCTACTTTGTCCTGGATTGGCTCCAGAAGACCTACTGGTGCCGCCAACTGGAGAACAGCCTGAGAGAGACCTGGGATTTGGAGGAGGACAAGGAAGAAACAGATGAAGAAGACCAAGAGGAAGATAAGAACATTGTTGTTGATGACATCCCAGAACAGAAACCAGAGCCTAAGGATGAAGAGAAAGGTGCAGAGCCAGATGTCAAGGCTGATGGAGACAGTGAAGGCAACAAAGAGGTTGATTCACAATTGCAAAAGGCTCAGAGACATAAAGAGTTGTATGGTAGGTGTCCTTAGGGGTGCAGAAAGGGGCCCAAGAGCTTGGAAGACTCAGGCTTAGGGTTGACACTGGTTATTTTCCTGGCTCAGCATTTCCTCTGAGGCTGTGGTGAGTCTTAGCTTAACAAAATTACTGTCACAAATTATCTTCCTTGAGCCCTGTGAAGCAAGAGAGGCAAGAATTCTAGTTCCCAATTTACAACTCACAAAACGAGGTGAGGGGGCTCAAAATTCCATCAggagcaggaggctgggctggctGCCCCATCTGTTTCCCTATTCTGTTTTCAGAAAGAGCCCGAGAACTGCTGGTATCATATGAAGAGGAGCAGTTTAAGGTAACAAAGTGTACCCTTAACTTGGCCTGTTCTCACCTGCCCCAGCTATTCCTTCCCTCTTGCCAACTACCTGAGAGAAGTCCTAAGAAAGAATTTGGGAGAAAAGTGGCAAAGCTTGAGGGAACTTCCCAAGAAAGAGAGGGGGGGAAACAGGAAGGAGACAAGAGGAGCAGAGTCCAGTTGGCTGATCTTCTACGCCAATGGAAAGGAGCAGATGATGGAAGCTTGTGGATAATCTGCCCCACTAGGTGGTAGGGAACAACTGGGCATAACTGGTTGCATGGCCCTGCAGTACTGCAGCTGATCAGCAGATGGCTCCCAGGAACTTTCCTAGATCAGGTGAGTTTGGGGGTGCTGTTTTAGTAGGAAAGGAGGTAGCTTAGAAGCCGTTCATCTCAACCCTTccttttcacagatgaagaaattgaagccaTGGATGAATGAAGGggctggcccaaggtcacatatgCCATTAGTGATAGAACCAGGATTAGAACCTGGGTCTCCTGATTCTCTTTCTTCCATAAACCATTGCTTCCCTTGGCCCAAGGGTCTCTGCCCAGCAACAACCAAATGCCCCCATTGGATATCTCAGTATTGAGGTATCTGGTTATTGGGAGCCACGGGGAATTTGAGGggtgaagagggagaaagaagagaaagtctATAGTTTAAGGGTCAGGATACTTTTAGTAGCGGGGCCAATAGGGGAGTTCTGGGCCCACCCCTGCTACTCCGCCCTATCCCCTAAAGGTAGGTGCTGAGAGTCCCTATGAGAAGGGAtcctggaggggtggggaagggttgCCTGGCAAAACCAGCCTTCTGATGGGATCTTCTTTGCTGGCAGGTGCTGGAGAAATTTAGGCATTTACCTCAGGCTGTTAAGGCGTGGAATAACATGTCCCCACCTGTAGAATGCATCCTGGCAGAGCTCAAGGGCATTACATGGGAGAACAGGTGTGTAACTAGGTAATCAGGTGCTGCCTACTCTCTAGAGTAGAGCATAGCAGCCTCACTGAAATTGGTTTCATATCCCAGTTTGCAAATCTCTGTTGTTTGAAATCCCAAGGATGATCTTGATCCCCCACTGGTGACCCTGCATTCTGCATAATCCTCTTCCCCAAGCCCTGCCAGGTACCAGGTTGGGGTTTCCTGCTCTGAGTCACTGAAAATGGCCAGAGGCAGGAATGGCTGTTGTCATCCATCCCCTGGCCAGCTTTGTTCCTCTTTGTCCAGTGGCATATGGAGCTCTTGGCAACTAAGAAAAGCCCTTAATCCTTTGCTTTTTTGCTGCCTAGCCCTTGTCCAAGTTTGACATAAAAGATAATATGGTGGGTGCTGCTGGTCTCTTCTTTTGAACTGCTATTAGAGAGTGTCAGCATCCCTTGGATAATTGTGGTTGGGACAGAGGAGGGGCCTTCCAAGGGCCTGGATCCTCAAAAGACTGAGTCCCCTCTCACCCACTCAGTATGGCCATGAGCCTGCTTTTTCCTCCTAAATAGTGCTCAGTTCAATCCAAAGCAGACAATGCCCGTTCCTCTCCTCCCTGGCTCTCTGGAGCTTGCTACCTAAATTCAGCTGGAAAGGGCTTTGGAAAGATGTTGGAAGGAATGTAGGATGGAGCAGAGAGTGTAGGAAGGTGGTGTGGGTGGTAGAGTGGGCCTGGGTGGGAGCCTGCAGTGTAGGTTAGGATTGCCCCTGGTGTCTTCTTTATTCCCAGGGTATCACTAGTTCCAAAGGTGTTTTATCAATGTCTGCACAGCCTAGGTTTCTTGGCTGTACCACCCTTCAGCAAAGGGGTGAGTGGTGGCCCCTCCAGTAACTGGGAAGACTatccttgtgctatacagcagtGTCTGCCCGGTTGTGCTGAGCAGGCAACCGGTTAACTGTTTTAAGTGCTCTTCCTGGATACTGACCTAAAGAGATAggagatggatggaaggacaactcTTTCTTCCCCAAGCCTGGTAGAGGGAGGGATCTGAGCATGACAACCCTCCAGACATTGAGACACCTTAGGAGCTCTTGTTACCCCTCTAGGCCCAGTCAGTGAGGACAGCCTCTCTTAGGGAACTGCTGGCTCTGGAGGATACAGCTGGCTGTTGCTGGTTTTGTTTGAGCTAGATAGGGATGAGGGAGTACCCCTATAGCTTACGCTTTCAACCTCTATATCTTAGTTCTGGGTTCTTGGGGTCCCTAGGAATAAGGATACTATTTGGTCCAGGAATTGAGTCCCCATAGTTTGTGCTTTTAAGATTTGATGGGCAAccaggcagagggggaggggtaGGAAACTGGAGGACTGTCAAGAGAAAGACTGAGCAGGAACTAGAGTCTAAAAGCCCTTGACCCTATGACCTCCAGCATTTAACTCATTCGTGAGCCTGGGACTTTTCTCCATCCGTGCTTTCAGGCTTGTTCAGCCACTACTGCCTTTCTTATGGGCCTTAGATGAGCATGTGCTTGGTAAATGCTTGTTCAAAACCCACTGATCCCAGTCTCTGgctcagccccttccctgggagGCTAAGGCCTGAGATTGAATTGTCAACTGCCTTTTCCCCCATGCTGTTTTGGCCACTTGAGCCAGAGGCATTGCTGCCTTGGGAGTGGGTAGGAGTGTAGGAGAGGGTCTTCTGCCTGCTTCAGTGTACTTAATTTAGTGTCCTCTTGCTCCAGGGAGGCTGTGCTGGATGCTTTTCTGGATGACGGCTTTCTCATCCCCACATTTGAGCAGTTGGCAGCTTTGCAGATAGACTATGAAGGTAGGGTCCTGGAGGCCCACTACAGCCTTAGGGTACTGCGTATCCTGGGCAAGAACATCAAGGGTGGGCTGGGTGGTCCTAGACTGGGGGTCAAGGGCTGTTTCCTGCCATTGTATAGCCACTGGAAGCCCCTCTTGGCTGAGCAGAAGGTGTAGCCTCACTAATAAGCAGTTGCTGGGCTATTCTTAAGTGGCTTGGAATTGGGTTGGGTGGGATGGCATGGGAtagggtggggtggagtggggtggggtctTAATGCCATTATTGTGCTGTGTTAATTGTGATTTAGCCACTCATTAGAGAGCTAGAACAGCAGAACTGGAAGGGCCTTGTGAGGTCATCTAGTCCAACATCCTCATGTTACAGATGGGcagactgaggtccagagaggggaaggtACTGACCCAGAGTCACACAGTGAGTTATTGACAAAGTTGAAGTTAGAACcagagttctttttcttttatactttgtgTTAAGCCAGTTGTTGTTTGCCAGATACTAACTGGTTTCTCTCCCCtgcttttctgctctcctctttcctcctgtcTGCGGTGGCAACTCTGTTATTGTTGGTGGGGccccttcttctccctctcctccctttcttcttctcctctctctccctctttccctcttctctcctccctccctccatctctctccctccctgccttccctctcctTATCAATGGGTGTTTCTCACAAACCAGAAAATGTGGACTTGAGTGACGTCCTGGTGCCAAAGCCATTCTCTCAATTCTGGCAGCCCCTGCTCAGGGGCCTGCACTCCCAGACCTTCACGCAGGCCTTGCTGGAGAGGATGCTCTCTGAGCTGCCAGCCTTGGGGGACAGCGGGATCCGGCCCACCTACATCCTCAGATGGACCGTTGAACTGATTGTGGCTAACACCAAGACTGGTGAGGGAGACTAGCCCTAGTCCCAGGACCTAATGCCGCCCAGGCAGGAGCATCTGCCACTGTCAGCTCTCAGCTGAATAGCACGAGGTGGACACATCCCTTGCTAAAGGTTTAGGTTTGCCCAAGAGGGCCCTGCAGGAGCAGTGGACAAATCTCCTTCACCTTTTTCTTCTCAGAGCCAAGTAAACTGGGCTGGGGAAAAGGGCCCTGAATGCTTTGAGCAAGTGGGAGGTATAAAGTGGGGAGtctggggggatggggagggacaaAGCCAAGCTTTTCAAAGTACAAGATTGGGTGGTGTGCTTTCTGATTCCTTCTCCTCaggccctctcttctctctcaggACGGAATGCCCGCCGATTTTCTGCAAGCCAGTGGGAAGCAAGAAAGAACTGGAGGCTATTCAACTGCTCTGCCTCCCTTGACTGGCCCCAGGTGGTTGAGTCCTGCTTGGGCTCACCTTGCTGGGCCAGCTCCCAACTCCTTCAGCTGTAAGTCTCTTGAATTCCATCTGGTAAGAGGGTGACACCCTGCAGGCCTCAGGGCCGCACAGGCCTAGAATGGCAAGAGTTGGATGAGCCCTTGCAAGGACACCTAGTCCTGTCCCCCTCCTGCTAACAAATGAGagaactgagtcccagagagggaaggagtaGGGTATTttggcccaagatcacacagcttaaAACGTGGCTGAACTGAGTCCAGTATGAAAATGGATGAGCCAAACCCCTtagagtgcttagcacagtggCCTGTACAGAGTAAGTGCACAATAAATGGTAGCTGCTGTTTA
This Camelus bactrianus isolate YW-2024 breed Bactrian camel chromosome X, ASM4877302v1, whole genome shotgun sequence DNA region includes the following protein-coding sequences:
- the LAS1L gene encoding ribosomal biogenesis protein LAS1L isoform X7; translation: MPHINDCRRGCYFVLDWLQKTYWCRQLENSLRETWDLEEDKEETDEEDQEEDKNIVVDDIPEQKPEPKDEEKGAEPDVKADGDSEGNKEVDSQLQKAQRHKELYERARELLVSYEEEQFKVLEKFRHLPQAVKAWNNMSPPVECILAELKGITWENREAVLDAFLDDGFLIPTFEQLAALQIDYEDGQTEVQRGEGTDPESHKNVDLSDVLVPKPFSQFWQPLLRGLHSQTFTQALLERMLSELPALGDSGIRPTYILRWTVELIVANTKTGRNARRFSASQWEARKNWRLFNCSASLDWPQVVESCLGSPCWASSQLLQLIFKAMEQVLPDEEQKKLLRICSIYTQSGENNEVQEGSEASPIGKSPYTLDSLYWSLKPAGSISGPEGEAQQQEEQGGLNDVKQNEEEKEVLEDQEEEEEEEENEDQKWEEEEEDEEDDDDEDDDDEDDDEDDENDEEEDRMEVEPFFAEQESPTAESARLLAHKRGALQGSAWQVSSEDIRWDTFPLGRMPGQTEDPAELMLENYDTMYLLDQPVLEQRLEPPTCKAGTLGLSCGIGSGNCSNSSDSSNLDGLLWSHGQLHGLKTGLQLF